One part of the Hydra vulgaris chromosome 01, alternate assembly HydraT2T_AEP genome encodes these proteins:
- the LOC136075168 gene encoding uncharacterized protein LOC136075168 isoform X8 produces the protein MIKKTSIQSFSENLFSRQKLLREIQDYFLQDANNLTLVLYGMSGVGKTHIARKYCEISYNFYKNFVWIDAAFGMLQTSMRNQCQILDIQVHDSKGEYFDIKVIVEKIHNYYRNEKTLYIFDSVDDESVKNLSMYISRKPNSFTLITSQWRTWSNNVNKMLVDVFTPEDAFAYVKNDIKENSDEKVRNLIKELGYHPFAITQAIKYINIHTISIEKYIDRYRSKPSEILDNINFPTEEESKSTMKAINLVLIKLEKTKPFLFKILNCLSHCDGQNISKQFITQISNQMETNDESLIDDAIGLLMSYSLLNCFDDKKYTIHELTQLTCKCFQKRNSSTNTFLDLIENYFKVELNEVKYHMDYGNHFVFHFIYMFRTNGKRFSETFHHMTTSIQKLLICKGLFEEAIEILKVVQNFNTETYGENNLITLDTKHNIAKCLDNMGKYNEALEIFYSFDKIQTEILGINHPSTMTTKHNIALCLDKMGKYNEALEIYYSVDKIQTEILGINHPSAMTTKHNIAFCLNNMGKYNEALEIYYSVDKIKTEILGINHPDTMTTKHNIASCLDKMGKYNEALEIYYSVDKIQTEILGINHPSTMTTKHNIASCLDKMGKYNEALEIYYSVDKIKTEILGINHPSTMTTKHNIAQCLNNMGKYNEALEIYYSVDKIKTEILGINHPSTMTTKHNIALCLNNMGKYNEALEIYYSVDKIQTEILGINHPNTMTTKHNIAQCLNKMGKYKEALKIYYSVDKIKTEILGINHPSTMTTKHNIALCLNRMGKYNEALEIYYSVDKIQTETLGVNHPSTMTTKHNIASCLDDMGKYNEALEIYYSVDKIRTEILGINHPSTMATKHIIALCLNNLKKKQKCCLII, from the exons atgataaaaaaaacaa GTATTCAatctttttcagaaaatttattttcacgcCAGAAACTACTTCGTGAAattcaagattattttttacaagatGCAAACAATTTAACTTTAGTATTATATGGAATGTCGGGTGTCGGAAAAACACATATTGCCAGAAAATATTGTGAAATATCATATAACTtctataaaaactttgtttggaTTGACGCAGCATTTGGAATGTTACAAACTTCAATGAGAAACCAATGTCAAATATTAGATATCCAGGTTCATGATTCAAAAGgagaatattttgatataaaagtgattgttgaaaaaattcataactaTTATAGAAATGAAAagactttgtatatttttgacagTGTCGACGACGaaagtgttaaaaatttatcaatgtaCATTTCAAGAAAACCGAATTCATTCACGTTGATTACCTCCCAATGGAGAACGTGGtcaaataatgtaaataaaatgctAGTTGATGTTTTTACTCCTGAAGATGCATTCGCTTatgtaaaaaatgatattaaagaaAACAGCGACGAAAAAGTAAGAAACTTAATTAAAGAACTTGGTTATCATCCGTTTGCAATTACTCaggcaataaaatatataaatatacatacgaTTTCGATAGAAAAATACATAGATCGATATAGATCGAAACCATCAGAAATATTAGACAATATTAATTTTCCAACCGAAGAAGAATCAAAGTCCACAATGAAAGCAAttaacttagttttaataaaattagaaaaaacaaaaccttttctatttaaaatattaaactgtttatcTCATTGCGACGGTCAAAACATCAGTAAACAGTTTATAACACAAATCTCAAATCAAATGGAAACAAACGATGAATCTTTAATTGATGATGCTATTGGATTACTAATGAGTTATTCTTTACTAAACTGTTTTGacgataaaaaatatacaatacaCGAACTTACACAGTTAACAtgtaaatgttttcaaaagaGAAATTCGAGTACAAATACATTTcttgatttaattgaaaattattttaaagttgaattgAATGAAGTAAAATATCACATGGATTACggaaatcattttgtttttcattttatctatATGTTTCGTACTAACGGAAAAAGATTTTCGGAAACCTTCCATCATATGACAACttctattcaaaaattattaatatgtaAAGGTTTATTTGAAGAAGCAATCgaaatattaaaagttgttcaaaattttaatacagaAACTTATggtgaaaataatttaatcacaCTTgatacaaaacataatatcgcaaaGTGTTTAGacaatatgggaaaatataacgaagctttagaaattttttattcttttgataaaatacaaactgaaattttaggtatcaaccatccgtctacaatgacaacaaaacataatatcgcactCTGTTTGGACaaaatgggaaaatataacgaagctttagaaatttattattctgttgataaaatacaaactgaaattttaggtatcaaccatccgtctgcaatgacaacaaaacataatatcgcatTCTGTTTGAacaatatgggaaaatataacgaagctttagaaatttattattctgttgataaaattaaaactgaaattttag gtatcaaccatccagatacaatgacaacaaaacataatatcgcaagctgtttggacaaaatgggaaaatataacgaagctttagaaatttattattctgttgataaaatacaaactgaaattttaggtatcaaccatccgtctacaatgacaacaaaacataatatcgcaagctgtttggacaaaatgggaaaatataacgaagctttagaaatttattattctgttgataaaattaaaactgaaattttaggtatcaaccatccgtctacaatgacaacaaaacataatatcgcacaATGTTTGAacaatatgggaaaatataacgaagctttagaaatttattattctgttgataaaattaaaactgaaattttaggtatcaaccatccgtctacaatgacaacaaaacataatatcgcactCTGTTTGAacaatatgggaaaatataacgaagctttagaaatttattattctgttgataaaatacaaactgaaattttaggtatcaaccatccgaatacaatgacaacaaaacataatatcgcacaATGTTTGAACAAAATGGGAAAATATaaagaagctttaaaaatttattattctgttgataaaataaaaactgaaattttaggaatcaaccatccgtctacaatgacaacaaaacataatatcgcactCTGTTTGAACAgaatgggaaaatataacgaagctttagaaatttattattctgttgataaaatacaaactgaaactTTAGGAGTCAACCATCCGTCTACAATGACAACTaaacataatatcgcaagcTGTTTGGACGacatgggaaaatataacgaagctttagaaatttattattctgttgataaaataagaactgaaattttaggtatcaaccatccgtctACAATGGCAACAAAACATATTATCGCACTctgtttgaataatttaaaaaaaaagcaaaagtgttgtttaattatttga
- the LOC136075168 gene encoding uncharacterized protein LOC136075168 isoform X6, with translation MIKKTSIQSFSENLFSRQKLLREIQDYFLQDANNLTLVLYGMSGVGKTHIARKYCEISYNFYKNFVWIDAAFGMLQTSMRNQCQILDIQVHDSKGEYFDIKVIVEKIHNYYRNEKTLYIFDSVDDESVKNLSMYISRKPNSFTLITSQWRTWSNNVNKMLVDVFTPEDAFAYVKNDIKENSDEKVRNLIKELGYHPFAITQAIKYINIHTISIEKYIDRYRSKPSEILDNINFPTEEESKSTMKAINLVLIKLEKTKPFLFKILNCLSHCDGQNISKQFITQISNQMETNDESLIDDAIGLLMSYSLLNCFDDKKYTIHELTQLTCKCFQKRNSSTNTFLDLIENYFKVELNEVKYHMDYGNHFVFHFIYMFRTNGKRFSETFHHMTTSIQKLLICKGLFEEAIEILKVVQNFNTETYGENNLITLDTKHNIAKCLDNMGKYNEALEIFYSFDKIQTEILGINHPSTMTTKHNIALCLDKMGKYNEALEIYYSVDKIQTEILGINHPSAMTTKHNIAFCLNNMGKYNEALEIYYSVDKIKTEILGINHPSTMTTKHNIASCLYKMGKYNEALEIYYSVDKIRTEILGINHPSTMTTKHNIAQCLNNMGKYNEALEIYYSVDKIQTEILGINHPSTMTTKQNIALCLNNMGKYNEALEIYYSVDKIQTEILGINHPDTMTTKHNIALCLDNMGKYNEALEIYYSVDKILTEILGINHPDTMTTKHNIASCLDKMGKYNEALEIYYSVDKIQTEILGINHPSTMTTKHNIASCLDKMGKYNEALEIYYSVDKIKTEILGINHPSTMTTKHNIAQCLNNMGKYNEALEIYYSVDKIKTEILGINHPSTMTTKHNIALCLNNMGKYNEALEIYYSVDKIQTEILGVNHPSTMTTKHNIASCLDDMGKYNEALEIYYSVDKIRTEILGINHPSTMATKHIIALCLNNLKKKQKCCLII, from the exons atgataaaaaaaacaa GTATTCAatctttttcagaaaatttattttcacgcCAGAAACTACTTCGTGAAattcaagattattttttacaagatGCAAACAATTTAACTTTAGTATTATATGGAATGTCGGGTGTCGGAAAAACACATATTGCCAGAAAATATTGTGAAATATCATATAACTtctataaaaactttgtttggaTTGACGCAGCATTTGGAATGTTACAAACTTCAATGAGAAACCAATGTCAAATATTAGATATCCAGGTTCATGATTCAAAAGgagaatattttgatataaaagtgattgttgaaaaaattcataactaTTATAGAAATGAAAagactttgtatatttttgacagTGTCGACGACGaaagtgttaaaaatttatcaatgtaCATTTCAAGAAAACCGAATTCATTCACGTTGATTACCTCCCAATGGAGAACGTGGtcaaataatgtaaataaaatgctAGTTGATGTTTTTACTCCTGAAGATGCATTCGCTTatgtaaaaaatgatattaaagaaAACAGCGACGAAAAAGTAAGAAACTTAATTAAAGAACTTGGTTATCATCCGTTTGCAATTACTCaggcaataaaatatataaatatacatacgaTTTCGATAGAAAAATACATAGATCGATATAGATCGAAACCATCAGAAATATTAGACAATATTAATTTTCCAACCGAAGAAGAATCAAAGTCCACAATGAAAGCAAttaacttagttttaataaaattagaaaaaacaaaaccttttctatttaaaatattaaactgtttatcTCATTGCGACGGTCAAAACATCAGTAAACAGTTTATAACACAAATCTCAAATCAAATGGAAACAAACGATGAATCTTTAATTGATGATGCTATTGGATTACTAATGAGTTATTCTTTACTAAACTGTTTTGacgataaaaaatatacaatacaCGAACTTACACAGTTAACAtgtaaatgttttcaaaagaGAAATTCGAGTACAAATACATTTcttgatttaattgaaaattattttaaagttgaattgAATGAAGTAAAATATCACATGGATTACggaaatcattttgtttttcattttatctatATGTTTCGTACTAACGGAAAAAGATTTTCGGAAACCTTCCATCATATGACAACttctattcaaaaattattaatatgtaAAGGTTTATTTGAAGAAGCAATCgaaatattaaaagttgttcaaaattttaatacagaAACTTATggtgaaaataatttaatcacaCTTgatacaaaacataatatcgcaaaGTGTTTAGacaatatgggaaaatataacgaagctttagaaattttttattcttttgataaaatacaaactgaaattttaggtatcaaccatccgtctacaatgacaacaaaacataatatcgcactCTGTTTGGACaaaatgggaaaatataacgaagctttagaaatttattattctgttgataaaatacaaactgaaattttaggtatcaaccatccgtctgcaatgacaacaaaacataatatcgcatTCTGTTTGAacaatatgggaaaatataacgaagctttagaaatttattattctgttgataaaattaaaactgaaattttaggtatcaaccatccgtctacaatgacaacaaaacataatatcgcaagctgtttgtacaaaatgggaaaatataacgaagctttagaaatttattattctgttgataaaataagaactgaaattttaggtatcaaccatccgtctacaatgacaacaaaacataatatcgcacaATGTTTGAacaatatgggaaaatataacgaagctttagaaatttattattctgttgataaaatacaaactgaaattttaggtatcaaccatccgtctacaatgacaacaaaacaaaacatcGCACTCTGTTTGAacaatatgggaaaatataacgaagctttagaaatttattattctgttgataaaatacaaactgaaattttaggtatcaaccatccagatacaatgacaacaaaacataatatcgcactCTGTTTGGacaatatgggaaaatataacgaagctttagaaatttattattctgttgataaaatactaactgaaattttaggtatcaaccatccagatacaatgacaacaaaacataatatcgcaagctgtttggacaaaatgggaaaatataacgaagctttagaaatttattattctgttgataaaatacaaactgaaattttaggtatcaaccatccgtctacaatgacaacaaaacataatatcgcaagctgtttggacaaaatgggaaaatataacgaagctttagaaatttattattctgttgataaaattaaaactgaaattttaggtatcaaccatccgtctacaatgacaacaaaacataatatcgcacaATGTTTGAacaatatgggaaaatataacgaagctttagaaatttattattctgttgataaaattaaaactgaaattttaggtatcaaccatccgtctacaatgacaacaaaacataatatcgcactCTGTTTGAacaatatgggaaaatataacgaagctttagaaatttattattctgttgataaaatacaaactgaaattttag GAGTCAACCATCCGTCTACAATGACAACTaaacataatatcgcaagcTGTTTGGACGacatgggaaaatataacgaagctttagaaatttattattctgttgataaaataagaactgaaattttaggtatcaaccatccgtctACAATGGCAACAAAACATATTATCGCACTctgtttgaataatttaaaaaaaaagcaaaagtgttgtttaattatttga
- the LOC136075168 gene encoding uncharacterized protein LOC136075168 isoform X3, whose amino-acid sequence MSGVGKTHIARKYCEISYNFYKNFVWIDAAFGMLQTSMRNQCQILDIQVHDSKGEYFDIKVIVEKIHNYYRNEKTLYIFDSVDDESVKNLSMYISRKPNSFTLITSQWRTWSNNVNKMLVDVFTPEDAFAYVKNDIKENSDEKVRNLIKELGYHPFAITQAIKYINIHTISIEKYIDRYRSKPSEILDNINFPTEEESKSTMKAINLVLIKLEKTKPFLFKILNCLSHCDGQNISKQFITQISNQMETNDESLIDDAIGLLMSYSLLNCFDDKKYTIHELTQLTCKCFQKRNSSTNTFLDLIENYFKVELNEVKYHMDYGNHFVFHFIYMFRTNGKRFSETFHHMTTSIQKLLICKGLFEEAIEILKVVQNFNTETYGENNLITLDTKHNIAKCLDNMGKYNEALEIFYSFDKIQTEILGINHPSTMTTKHNIALCLDKMGKYNEALEIYYSVDKIQTEILGINHPSAMTTKHNIAFCLNNMGKYNEALEIYYSVDKIKTEILGINHPSTMTTKHNIASCLYKMGKYNEALEIYYSVDKIRTEILGINHPSTMTTKHNIAQCLNNMGKYNEALEIYYSVDKIQTEILGINHPSTMTTKQNIALCLNNMGKYNEALEIYYSVDKIQTEILGINHPDTMTTKHNIALCLDNMGKYNEALEIYYSVDKILTEILGINHPDTMTTKHNIASCLDKMGKYNEALEIYYSVDKIQTEILGINHPSTMTTKHNIASCLDKMGKYNEALEIYYSVDKIKTEILGINHPSTMTTKHNIAQCLNNMGKYNEALEIYYSVDKIKTEILGINHPSTMTTKHNIALCLNNMGKYNEALEIYYSVDKIQTEILGINHPNTMTTKHNIAQCLNKMGKYKEALKIYYSVDKIKTEILGINHPSTMTTKHNIALCLNRMGKYNEALEIYYSVDKIQTETLGVNHPSTMTTKHNIASCLDDMGKYNEALEIYYSVDKIRTEILGINHPSTMATKHIIALCLNNLKKKQKCCLII is encoded by the coding sequence ATGTCGGGTGTCGGAAAAACACATATTGCCAGAAAATATTGTGAAATATCATATAACTtctataaaaactttgtttggaTTGACGCAGCATTTGGAATGTTACAAACTTCAATGAGAAACCAATGTCAAATATTAGATATCCAGGTTCATGATTCAAAAGgagaatattttgatataaaagtgattgttgaaaaaattcataactaTTATAGAAATGAAAagactttgtatatttttgacagTGTCGACGACGaaagtgttaaaaatttatcaatgtaCATTTCAAGAAAACCGAATTCATTCACGTTGATTACCTCCCAATGGAGAACGTGGtcaaataatgtaaataaaatgctAGTTGATGTTTTTACTCCTGAAGATGCATTCGCTTatgtaaaaaatgatattaaagaaAACAGCGACGAAAAAGTAAGAAACTTAATTAAAGAACTTGGTTATCATCCGTTTGCAATTACTCaggcaataaaatatataaatatacatacgaTTTCGATAGAAAAATACATAGATCGATATAGATCGAAACCATCAGAAATATTAGACAATATTAATTTTCCAACCGAAGAAGAATCAAAGTCCACAATGAAAGCAAttaacttagttttaataaaattagaaaaaacaaaaccttttctatttaaaatattaaactgtttatcTCATTGCGACGGTCAAAACATCAGTAAACAGTTTATAACACAAATCTCAAATCAAATGGAAACAAACGATGAATCTTTAATTGATGATGCTATTGGATTACTAATGAGTTATTCTTTACTAAACTGTTTTGacgataaaaaatatacaatacaCGAACTTACACAGTTAACAtgtaaatgttttcaaaagaGAAATTCGAGTACAAATACATTTcttgatttaattgaaaattattttaaagttgaattgAATGAAGTAAAATATCACATGGATTACggaaatcattttgtttttcattttatctatATGTTTCGTACTAACGGAAAAAGATTTTCGGAAACCTTCCATCATATGACAACttctattcaaaaattattaatatgtaAAGGTTTATTTGAAGAAGCAATCgaaatattaaaagttgttcaaaattttaatacagaAACTTATggtgaaaataatttaatcacaCTTgatacaaaacataatatcgcaaaGTGTTTAGacaatatgggaaaatataacgaagctttagaaattttttattcttttgataaaatacaaactgaaattttaggtatcaaccatccgtctacaatgacaacaaaacataatatcgcactCTGTTTGGACaaaatgggaaaatataacgaagctttagaaatttattattctgttgataaaatacaaactgaaattttaggtatcaaccatccgtctgcaatgacaacaaaacataatatcgcatTCTGTTTGAacaatatgggaaaatataacgaagctttagaaatttattattctgttgataaaattaaaactgaaattttaggtatcaaccatccgtctacaatgacaacaaaacataatatcgcaagctgtttgtacaaaatgggaaaatataacgaagctttagaaatttattattctgttgataaaataagaactgaaattttaggtatcaaccatccgtctacaatgacaacaaaacataatatcgcacaATGTTTGAacaatatgggaaaatataacgaagctttagaaatttattattctgttgataaaatacaaactgaaattttaggtatcaaccatccgtctacaatgacaacaaaacaaaacatcGCACTCTGTTTGAacaatatgggaaaatataacgaagctttagaaatttattattctgttgataaaatacaaactgaaattttaggtatcaaccatccagatacaatgacaacaaaacataatatcgcactCTGTTTGGacaatatgggaaaatataacgaagctttagaaatttattattctgttgataaaatactaactgaaattttaggtatcaaccatccagatacaatgacaacaaaacataatatcgcaagctgtttggacaaaatgggaaaatataacgaagctttagaaatttattattctgttgataaaatacaaactgaaattttaggtatcaaccatccgtctacaatgacaacaaaacataatatcgcaagctgtttggacaaaatgggaaaatataacgaagctttagaaatttattattctgttgataaaattaaaactgaaattttaggtatcaaccatccgtctacaatgacaacaaaacataatatcgcacaATGTTTGAacaatatgggaaaatataacgaagctttagaaatttattattctgttgataaaattaaaactgaaattttaggtatcaaccatccgtctacaatgacaacaaaacataatatcgcactCTGTTTGAacaatatgggaaaatataacgaagctttagaaatttattattctgttgataaaatacaaactgaaattttaggtatcaaccatccgaatacaatgacaacaaaacataatatcgcacaATGTTTGAACAAAATGGGAAAATATaaagaagctttaaaaatttattattctgttgataaaataaaaactgaaattttaggaatcaaccatccgtctacaatgacaacaaaacataatatcgcactCTGTTTGAACAgaatgggaaaatataacgaagctttagaaatttattattctgttgataaaatacaaactgaaactTTAGGAGTCAACCATCCGTCTACAATGACAACTaaacataatatcgcaagcTGTTTGGACGacatgggaaaatataacgaagctttagaaatttattattctgttgataaaataagaactgaaattttaggtatcaaccatccgtctACAATGGCAACAAAACATATTATCGCACTctgtttgaataatttaaaaaaaaagcaaaagtgttgtttaattatttga